A single region of the Serinus canaria isolate serCan28SL12 chromosome 1, serCan2020, whole genome shotgun sequence genome encodes:
- the CCDC191 gene encoding coiled-coil domain-containing protein 191 isoform X1 — protein sequence MAERGGRLAAVPGAAMALSGQRPGPHRGQRLPQRVDQASAYAVSEAFSLQKSRCPQRPWGPVTSLETAERLQVHREACEEAQELLSNWMKSHLELELSDGEEEADSVLQEEPSATPPKYDHFDDLCSYLECEMESSSVQNYLQHLLQSEAVNCGIAKHLRLEEIKEKNKLSDPRIIMELRHKQVKENRMRHQKALELQRQEESLKKAILSEARLQAQEEDRRKALQAKKEEEEIQREIVKLRKEMAERKYTMAKVWRMEGKRQEKTQKLSMQEVSAVSPPLKREEQGEEKQKKTQELLRRIHTSKQRCLQRHFSAWLKVVLEHRIKMGKARALADWRCQLKALRAWRNYTWAQKVEQETEQLEVHVQDQNRKTQLAVEHNQRCLLRCCFLAWQRWSRAETEKRELQMKREQTKRKMQQLLEAVSLGTGGDRPLEVNKPGMAEVNHHQDLQLDKPTETCLIQKEPDQTRDQSCWDIVHTSRFCRNPKFAWQITIKHAALSAQDQAMYRNQIATVLQQFQAPSPKTSACGSRFEHRHAFQQRVIEEQRQQLQKQHELILKLQENQKLSRDKEEGAQAMAVTQMFNSSASQSMEKKESSCKNTTPLSPPDSHGPESTRAAMQGRRPSSRLTSPHPILKGMEERAIQRAEQKRKIEEAKKRKAEEKLAQLKAEEEARQRKEAEDKEAQREKRREERRQQKLKELEKQRRLEKEQQLQKKARDHYDKVLLRKLGIVPWKRLREQAKENLVVAQRHHSLGLQRKCLMTWLQNAQQSLREKMSRAEDFNSHMLLRWGFRNWLKYKDYLSAQEERASTFRTVCLMRKCFWAWFDHIMEEKRALWQRLKIAAEHSNKRITLNAFKAWRQYPLLMKKEREREERRNQLRRRVAEILPNFQTRQKRVG from the exons ATGGCCGAGAGGGGCGGGCGGCTGGCGGCGGTGCCCGGCGCGGCCATGGCCCTCTCGGGTCAGCGGCCGGGGCCGCACCGTGGGCAGCGCCTCCCGCAG AGAGTGGACCAAGCCTCTGCGTATGCTGTCTCTGAagctttttcccttcaaaagTCAAGGTGCCCACAGAGGCCTTGGGGTCCTGTGACAAGTTTGGAAACTGCAGAACGGCTGCAAGTTCATCGTGAGGCCTGTGAGGAAG cccaggagctgctcagtaACTGGATGAAGTCCCATTTGGAACTGGAGCTGAGTgatggagaagaggaagctgaCTCTGTCCTTCAGGAAGAGCCTTCTGCAACCCCTCCAAAGTATGATCACTTTGATG ACTTGTGCAGTTATCTGGAATGTGAAATGGAAAGTTCCTCTGTCCAGAATTACCTCCAGCATCTTTTGCAGAGTGAAGCTGTGAACTGTGGGATAGCAAAACATCTTAGACTTGAAGagatcaaggaaaaaaacaaactttcagATCCACGGATAATCATGGAGCTCAGACACAAGCAG GTGAAAGAAAACCGAATGAGGCATCAGAAGGCTTTAGAGCTTCAGAGACAAGAAGAGTCCCTGAAGAAAGCAATTCTGTCTGAGGCCAGGCTCCAAGCACAGGAGGAGGACAGAAGGAAGGCCCTGCAGGctaagaaggaggaagaggagatcCAGAGGGAAATAGTGAAGCTGAGAAAGGAAATGGCTGAGAGGAAGTACACCATGGCAAAAGTTTGGAGAAT ggagggaaagagacaagaaaaaactCAGAAGCTGTCAATGCAGGAGGTGTCTGCTGTGTCACCACCCCTGAAGAGAGAAgagcaaggagaggagaaacagaagaagACTCAGGAGTTGCTGCGCAGGATTCACACCAGTAAGCAGAGA TGCTTGCAGCGACATTTCTCTGCTTGGCTGAAAGTCGTTCTGGAGCATAGAATTAAAATGGGAAAAGCCAGAGCCCTTGCTGACTGGAGATGCCAGCTGAAGGCCCTGCGAGCTTGGAGAAACTATACTTGGGCCCAGAAAGTagagcaggagacagagcaATTGGAAGTTCATGTCCAAGATCAAAACAG GAAAACCCAACTGGCTGTGGAGCACAACCAGCGATGCCTCCTGCGCTGCTGCTTTCTGGCCTGGCAGCGCTGGAGCCGAGCAGAGACGGAAAAGCGAGAGCTGCAGATGAAAAGGGAGCAGACAAAGAGAAAGATGCaacagctgctggaggctgtatcactggggacaggtggggacaggccACTGGAGGTTAACAAGCCTGGGATGGCAGAAGTAAACCACCATCAAGATTTACAGCTAGACAAG CCAACTGAAACTTGCCTCATACAGAAAGAGCCTGATCAGACCAGAGACCAGTCTTGTTGGGATATTGTTCACACATCTCGTTTCTGCAGAAACCCCAAATTTGCCTGGCAGATTACCATTAAACATGCAGCCCTGAGTGCCCAGGACCAGGCTATGTACAGGAATCAAATAGCCACAGTCCTCCAGCAGTTTCAGGCACCCAGTCCAAAGACATCTGCTTGTGGTAGTCGTTTTGAGCACCGTCACGCCTTCCAGCAACGTGTGAttgaggagcagaggcagcagcttcagAAACAGCATGAGCTGATCCTTAAACTGCAGGAAAATCAGAAGCTGAGCAGAGATAAAGAAGAGGGAGCACAAGCTATGGCTGTAACCCAGATGTTTAACAGTTCTGCTTCTCAATCCATGGAGAAAAAAGAATCCAGTTGCAAGAATACAACCCCTTTGAG cCCACCTGATTCTCATGGGCCAGAAAGCACAAGGGCAGCAATGCAAGGCAGGAGGCCTTCCAGCAGGCTGACCTCACCTCATCCCATACTAAAAG ggatggaggagagagcAATTCAGCGGGCagaacagaagaggaaaatagaAGAAGCCAAAAAAcgaaaagcagaggaaaaattg GCCCAGCTGAAGGCTGAAGAGGAAGCACGACAAAGGAAGGAAGCTGAGGACAAAGAAGCACAGCGGGAAAAACGCCGGgaggagagaaggcagcagaagcTG AAAGAactggagaagcagagaaggcTGGAGAAagaacagcagctccagaaaaagGCTAGAGATCACTATGATAAGGTCCTTCTCAGAAAGCTAGGAATAGTGccatggaaaaggctgagggagcaaGCCAAGGAAAACCTAGTG GTGGCACAAAGGCACCACAGCTTGGGCCTGCAGAGGAAATGCCTGATGACTTGGCTGCAGAATGCCCAGCAGAGTCTCAGGGAGAAGATGTCTCGGGCTGAGGACTTCAATTCCCATATGTTACTGAGATGGGGCTTCAGGAACTGGTTAAAG TACAAGGATTATCTCTCTGCTCAGGAGGAGAGAGCGAGCACCTTTCGCACAGTCTGCCTCATGAGGAAGTGCTTCTGGGCATGGTTTGATCATatcatggaggaaaaaagggcCTTATGGCAGAGGCTGAAGATTGCTGCTGAACACAGTAACAA GAGAATTACATTGAACGCATTTAAGGCATGGAGGCAGTACCCATTACtgatgaaaaaggaaagggaaagagaggaaagaagaaaccaGCTACGGAGGAGAGTAGCTGAAATTCTCCCCAATTTCCAAACAAGACAGAAGAGAGTCGGATGA
- the CCDC191 gene encoding coiled-coil domain-containing protein 191 isoform X2 yields the protein MNMGQRVDQASAYAVSEAFSLQKSRCPQRPWGPVTSLETAERLQVHREACEEAQELLSNWMKSHLELELSDGEEEADSVLQEEPSATPPKYDHFDDLCSYLECEMESSSVQNYLQHLLQSEAVNCGIAKHLRLEEIKEKNKLSDPRIIMELRHKQVKENRMRHQKALELQRQEESLKKAILSEARLQAQEEDRRKALQAKKEEEEIQREIVKLRKEMAERKYTMAKVWRMEGKRQEKTQKLSMQEVSAVSPPLKREEQGEEKQKKTQELLRRIHTSKQRCLQRHFSAWLKVVLEHRIKMGKARALADWRCQLKALRAWRNYTWAQKVEQETEQLEVHVQDQNRKTQLAVEHNQRCLLRCCFLAWQRWSRAETEKRELQMKREQTKRKMQQLLEAVSLGTGGDRPLEVNKPGMAEVNHHQDLQLDKPTETCLIQKEPDQTRDQSCWDIVHTSRFCRNPKFAWQITIKHAALSAQDQAMYRNQIATVLQQFQAPSPKTSACGSRFEHRHAFQQRVIEEQRQQLQKQHELILKLQENQKLSRDKEEGAQAMAVTQMFNSSASQSMEKKESSCKNTTPLSPPDSHGPESTRAAMQGRRPSSRLTSPHPILKGMEERAIQRAEQKRKIEEAKKRKAEEKLAQLKAEEEARQRKEAEDKEAQREKRREERRQQKLKELEKQRRLEKEQQLQKKARDHYDKVLLRKLGIVPWKRLREQAKENLVVAQRHHSLGLQRKCLMTWLQNAQQSLREKMSRAEDFNSHMLLRWGFRNWLKYKDYLSAQEERASTFRTVCLMRKCFWAWFDHIMEEKRALWQRLKIAAEHSNKRITLNAFKAWRQYPLLMKKEREREERRNQLRRRVAEILPNFQTRQKRVG from the exons ATGAATATGGGACAG AGAGTGGACCAAGCCTCTGCGTATGCTGTCTCTGAagctttttcccttcaaaagTCAAGGTGCCCACAGAGGCCTTGGGGTCCTGTGACAAGTTTGGAAACTGCAGAACGGCTGCAAGTTCATCGTGAGGCCTGTGAGGAAG cccaggagctgctcagtaACTGGATGAAGTCCCATTTGGAACTGGAGCTGAGTgatggagaagaggaagctgaCTCTGTCCTTCAGGAAGAGCCTTCTGCAACCCCTCCAAAGTATGATCACTTTGATG ACTTGTGCAGTTATCTGGAATGTGAAATGGAAAGTTCCTCTGTCCAGAATTACCTCCAGCATCTTTTGCAGAGTGAAGCTGTGAACTGTGGGATAGCAAAACATCTTAGACTTGAAGagatcaaggaaaaaaacaaactttcagATCCACGGATAATCATGGAGCTCAGACACAAGCAG GTGAAAGAAAACCGAATGAGGCATCAGAAGGCTTTAGAGCTTCAGAGACAAGAAGAGTCCCTGAAGAAAGCAATTCTGTCTGAGGCCAGGCTCCAAGCACAGGAGGAGGACAGAAGGAAGGCCCTGCAGGctaagaaggaggaagaggagatcCAGAGGGAAATAGTGAAGCTGAGAAAGGAAATGGCTGAGAGGAAGTACACCATGGCAAAAGTTTGGAGAAT ggagggaaagagacaagaaaaaactCAGAAGCTGTCAATGCAGGAGGTGTCTGCTGTGTCACCACCCCTGAAGAGAGAAgagcaaggagaggagaaacagaagaagACTCAGGAGTTGCTGCGCAGGATTCACACCAGTAAGCAGAGA TGCTTGCAGCGACATTTCTCTGCTTGGCTGAAAGTCGTTCTGGAGCATAGAATTAAAATGGGAAAAGCCAGAGCCCTTGCTGACTGGAGATGCCAGCTGAAGGCCCTGCGAGCTTGGAGAAACTATACTTGGGCCCAGAAAGTagagcaggagacagagcaATTGGAAGTTCATGTCCAAGATCAAAACAG GAAAACCCAACTGGCTGTGGAGCACAACCAGCGATGCCTCCTGCGCTGCTGCTTTCTGGCCTGGCAGCGCTGGAGCCGAGCAGAGACGGAAAAGCGAGAGCTGCAGATGAAAAGGGAGCAGACAAAGAGAAAGATGCaacagctgctggaggctgtatcactggggacaggtggggacaggccACTGGAGGTTAACAAGCCTGGGATGGCAGAAGTAAACCACCATCAAGATTTACAGCTAGACAAG CCAACTGAAACTTGCCTCATACAGAAAGAGCCTGATCAGACCAGAGACCAGTCTTGTTGGGATATTGTTCACACATCTCGTTTCTGCAGAAACCCCAAATTTGCCTGGCAGATTACCATTAAACATGCAGCCCTGAGTGCCCAGGACCAGGCTATGTACAGGAATCAAATAGCCACAGTCCTCCAGCAGTTTCAGGCACCCAGTCCAAAGACATCTGCTTGTGGTAGTCGTTTTGAGCACCGTCACGCCTTCCAGCAACGTGTGAttgaggagcagaggcagcagcttcagAAACAGCATGAGCTGATCCTTAAACTGCAGGAAAATCAGAAGCTGAGCAGAGATAAAGAAGAGGGAGCACAAGCTATGGCTGTAACCCAGATGTTTAACAGTTCTGCTTCTCAATCCATGGAGAAAAAAGAATCCAGTTGCAAGAATACAACCCCTTTGAG cCCACCTGATTCTCATGGGCCAGAAAGCACAAGGGCAGCAATGCAAGGCAGGAGGCCTTCCAGCAGGCTGACCTCACCTCATCCCATACTAAAAG ggatggaggagagagcAATTCAGCGGGCagaacagaagaggaaaatagaAGAAGCCAAAAAAcgaaaagcagaggaaaaattg GCCCAGCTGAAGGCTGAAGAGGAAGCACGACAAAGGAAGGAAGCTGAGGACAAAGAAGCACAGCGGGAAAAACGCCGGgaggagagaaggcagcagaagcTG AAAGAactggagaagcagagaaggcTGGAGAAagaacagcagctccagaaaaagGCTAGAGATCACTATGATAAGGTCCTTCTCAGAAAGCTAGGAATAGTGccatggaaaaggctgagggagcaaGCCAAGGAAAACCTAGTG GTGGCACAAAGGCACCACAGCTTGGGCCTGCAGAGGAAATGCCTGATGACTTGGCTGCAGAATGCCCAGCAGAGTCTCAGGGAGAAGATGTCTCGGGCTGAGGACTTCAATTCCCATATGTTACTGAGATGGGGCTTCAGGAACTGGTTAAAG TACAAGGATTATCTCTCTGCTCAGGAGGAGAGAGCGAGCACCTTTCGCACAGTCTGCCTCATGAGGAAGTGCTTCTGGGCATGGTTTGATCATatcatggaggaaaaaagggcCTTATGGCAGAGGCTGAAGATTGCTGCTGAACACAGTAACAA GAGAATTACATTGAACGCATTTAAGGCATGGAGGCAGTACCCATTACtgatgaaaaaggaaagggaaagagaggaaagaagaaaccaGCTACGGAGGAGAGTAGCTGAAATTCTCCCCAATTTCCAAACAAGACAGAAGAGAGTCGGATGA
- the CCDC191 gene encoding coiled-coil domain-containing protein 191 isoform X3, protein MKSHLELELSDGEEEADSVLQEEPSATPPKYDHFDDLCSYLECEMESSSVQNYLQHLLQSEAVNCGIAKHLRLEEIKEKNKLSDPRIIMELRHKQVKENRMRHQKALELQRQEESLKKAILSEARLQAQEEDRRKALQAKKEEEEIQREIVKLRKEMAERKYTMAKVWRMEGKRQEKTQKLSMQEVSAVSPPLKREEQGEEKQKKTQELLRRIHTSKQRCLQRHFSAWLKVVLEHRIKMGKARALADWRCQLKALRAWRNYTWAQKVEQETEQLEVHVQDQNRKTQLAVEHNQRCLLRCCFLAWQRWSRAETEKRELQMKREQTKRKMQQLLEAVSLGTGGDRPLEVNKPGMAEVNHHQDLQLDKPTETCLIQKEPDQTRDQSCWDIVHTSRFCRNPKFAWQITIKHAALSAQDQAMYRNQIATVLQQFQAPSPKTSACGSRFEHRHAFQQRVIEEQRQQLQKQHELILKLQENQKLSRDKEEGAQAMAVTQMFNSSASQSMEKKESSCKNTTPLSPPDSHGPESTRAAMQGRRPSSRLTSPHPILKGMEERAIQRAEQKRKIEEAKKRKAEEKLAQLKAEEEARQRKEAEDKEAQREKRREERRQQKLKELEKQRRLEKEQQLQKKARDHYDKVLLRKLGIVPWKRLREQAKENLVVAQRHHSLGLQRKCLMTWLQNAQQSLREKMSRAEDFNSHMLLRWGFRNWLKYKDYLSAQEERASTFRTVCLMRKCFWAWFDHIMEEKRALWQRLKIAAEHSNKRITLNAFKAWRQYPLLMKKEREREERRNQLRRRVAEILPNFQTRQKRVG, encoded by the exons ATGAAGTCCCATTTGGAACTGGAGCTGAGTgatggagaagaggaagctgaCTCTGTCCTTCAGGAAGAGCCTTCTGCAACCCCTCCAAAGTATGATCACTTTGATG ACTTGTGCAGTTATCTGGAATGTGAAATGGAAAGTTCCTCTGTCCAGAATTACCTCCAGCATCTTTTGCAGAGTGAAGCTGTGAACTGTGGGATAGCAAAACATCTTAGACTTGAAGagatcaaggaaaaaaacaaactttcagATCCACGGATAATCATGGAGCTCAGACACAAGCAG GTGAAAGAAAACCGAATGAGGCATCAGAAGGCTTTAGAGCTTCAGAGACAAGAAGAGTCCCTGAAGAAAGCAATTCTGTCTGAGGCCAGGCTCCAAGCACAGGAGGAGGACAGAAGGAAGGCCCTGCAGGctaagaaggaggaagaggagatcCAGAGGGAAATAGTGAAGCTGAGAAAGGAAATGGCTGAGAGGAAGTACACCATGGCAAAAGTTTGGAGAAT ggagggaaagagacaagaaaaaactCAGAAGCTGTCAATGCAGGAGGTGTCTGCTGTGTCACCACCCCTGAAGAGAGAAgagcaaggagaggagaaacagaagaagACTCAGGAGTTGCTGCGCAGGATTCACACCAGTAAGCAGAGA TGCTTGCAGCGACATTTCTCTGCTTGGCTGAAAGTCGTTCTGGAGCATAGAATTAAAATGGGAAAAGCCAGAGCCCTTGCTGACTGGAGATGCCAGCTGAAGGCCCTGCGAGCTTGGAGAAACTATACTTGGGCCCAGAAAGTagagcaggagacagagcaATTGGAAGTTCATGTCCAAGATCAAAACAG GAAAACCCAACTGGCTGTGGAGCACAACCAGCGATGCCTCCTGCGCTGCTGCTTTCTGGCCTGGCAGCGCTGGAGCCGAGCAGAGACGGAAAAGCGAGAGCTGCAGATGAAAAGGGAGCAGACAAAGAGAAAGATGCaacagctgctggaggctgtatcactggggacaggtggggacaggccACTGGAGGTTAACAAGCCTGGGATGGCAGAAGTAAACCACCATCAAGATTTACAGCTAGACAAG CCAACTGAAACTTGCCTCATACAGAAAGAGCCTGATCAGACCAGAGACCAGTCTTGTTGGGATATTGTTCACACATCTCGTTTCTGCAGAAACCCCAAATTTGCCTGGCAGATTACCATTAAACATGCAGCCCTGAGTGCCCAGGACCAGGCTATGTACAGGAATCAAATAGCCACAGTCCTCCAGCAGTTTCAGGCACCCAGTCCAAAGACATCTGCTTGTGGTAGTCGTTTTGAGCACCGTCACGCCTTCCAGCAACGTGTGAttgaggagcagaggcagcagcttcagAAACAGCATGAGCTGATCCTTAAACTGCAGGAAAATCAGAAGCTGAGCAGAGATAAAGAAGAGGGAGCACAAGCTATGGCTGTAACCCAGATGTTTAACAGTTCTGCTTCTCAATCCATGGAGAAAAAAGAATCCAGTTGCAAGAATACAACCCCTTTGAG cCCACCTGATTCTCATGGGCCAGAAAGCACAAGGGCAGCAATGCAAGGCAGGAGGCCTTCCAGCAGGCTGACCTCACCTCATCCCATACTAAAAG ggatggaggagagagcAATTCAGCGGGCagaacagaagaggaaaatagaAGAAGCCAAAAAAcgaaaagcagaggaaaaattg GCCCAGCTGAAGGCTGAAGAGGAAGCACGACAAAGGAAGGAAGCTGAGGACAAAGAAGCACAGCGGGAAAAACGCCGGgaggagagaaggcagcagaagcTG AAAGAactggagaagcagagaaggcTGGAGAAagaacagcagctccagaaaaagGCTAGAGATCACTATGATAAGGTCCTTCTCAGAAAGCTAGGAATAGTGccatggaaaaggctgagggagcaaGCCAAGGAAAACCTAGTG GTGGCACAAAGGCACCACAGCTTGGGCCTGCAGAGGAAATGCCTGATGACTTGGCTGCAGAATGCCCAGCAGAGTCTCAGGGAGAAGATGTCTCGGGCTGAGGACTTCAATTCCCATATGTTACTGAGATGGGGCTTCAGGAACTGGTTAAAG TACAAGGATTATCTCTCTGCTCAGGAGGAGAGAGCGAGCACCTTTCGCACAGTCTGCCTCATGAGGAAGTGCTTCTGGGCATGGTTTGATCATatcatggaggaaaaaagggcCTTATGGCAGAGGCTGAAGATTGCTGCTGAACACAGTAACAA GAGAATTACATTGAACGCATTTAAGGCATGGAGGCAGTACCCATTACtgatgaaaaaggaaagggaaagagaggaaagaagaaaccaGCTACGGAGGAGAGTAGCTGAAATTCTCCCCAATTTCCAAACAAGACAGAAGAGAGTCGGATGA